A genomic region of Gadus macrocephalus chromosome 5, ASM3116895v1 contains the following coding sequences:
- the LOC132457305 gene encoding solute carrier family 2, facilitated glucose transporter member 1, with product MASVVNILPAALLGSILSAVLGSLQIGYHTGNVNAPAMVIQEFFNSTWRARYNVSMPDQKLTLLWSVSVSIKDFGALLGALCFKYMVDSFGRRNSILIANGLSVVGALLMSLSKLAKSFEVLIVGRLVFGVFCGLVMSMNPLYVQEVSPTNLRGAFATLNQVAYTLGILIGMVVGLETALGTWDRWDLMLCLSLIPALLQYLLLPFCPESPRYLLLTRGQEAKAESALLRLRGNPDMVRKELEEMKERETNTKASISIQQFFTKASYQQPILLVVMIALGSQLSGFNAMINYSTKMFEDAFSEAKYLTLGVGAANLTFSVVAFFLMEKAGRRKLLLTGFLIILVCNLLLSIVDGLQTLVPQLQFLQVVAVFCLVAAYELGPGPISWFIAAELFDQQARPIAMAFTSMLNWGGKFLLALIYPPLLDVLGGYVYLLFMAIALVSLCVTWFRMPETRGRSFDDIAEEFRGAEGILMQNKSHFNTF from the exons ATGGCATCAGTGGTG aatATTCTGCCGGCTGCCCTCCTGGGGTCAATTCTGTCTGCTGTACTGGGCTCACTGCAGATTGGCTACCACACCGGCAACGTCAACGCCCCTGCCATG GTCATCCAGGAGTTCTTCAACAGCACATGGAGGGCCAGGTACAACGTGTCGATGCCTGACCAGAAACTGACATTACTGTGGTCGGTGTCTGTCAGCATCAAGGACTTCGGTGCTCTGCTTGGGGCACTGTGTTTCAAATACATGGTAGACTCTTTCGGCAG GCGTAACTCCATCCTCATAGCGAACGGGCTGTCTGTAGTGGGGGCGTTGTTGATGTCCTTGTCCAAGTTGGCAAAGTCCTTCGAGGTGCTCATCGTGGGCCGGCTGGTGTTCGGAGTGTTCTGTGGGCTGGTCATGAGCATGAACCCCCTGTATGTCCAGGAGGTATCCCCCACCAACCTGAGAGGAGCCTTTGCCACCCTCAACCAGGTGGCCTACACCTTAGGAATCCTCATTGGGATG GTGGTGGGTCTAGAGACGGCCCTGGGCACCTGGGACCGATGGGACCTGATGCTGTGCCTGTCCCTGATCCCAGCCCTGCTGCAGTACCTGCTGCTGCCCTTCTGTCCTGAGAGCCCCCGCTACCTGCTGCTCACGAGAGGCCAGGAGGCCAAGGCTGAGTCCG CCCTGTTGAGACTGAGGGGCAATCCAGACATGGTGcggaaggagctggaggagatgaaggagagggaaaCCAACACCAAGGCCAGCATAAGCATCCAGCAGTTCTTCACCAAGGCCTCCTACCAGCAGCCTATCCTATTGGTGGTGATGATTGCCCTGGGCAGCCAGCTGTCGGGCTTCAACGCC ATGATCAATTACTCCACCAAGATGTTTGAGGATGCCTTCAGTGAAGCCAAATACCTGACGCTGGGTGTGGGCGCTGCGAACCTGACCTTCTCTGTGGTGGCA TTCTTCCTGATGGAGAAGGCTGGGCGGAGGAAGCTGCTGCTAACGGGGTTCCTAATCATCTTAGTGTGCAACCTGCTCCTGTCCATCGTGGACGGCCTACAG ACCCTGGTGCCGCAACTTCAGTTCCTGCAGGTAGTTGCGGTGTTCTGTCTGGTCGCTGCTTACGAGCTAGGTCCCGGACCCATCTCATGGTTCATCGCCGCCGAGCTGTTTGACCAGCAGGCCCGGCCTATCGCCATGGCTTTTACCAGCATGTTAAACTGGGGAGGGAAGTTCCTTCTCGCCCTCATCTACCCCCCGTTACTG GATGTGTTGGGCGGCTACGTCTACCTGCTCTTCATGGCCATAGCTCTAGTTTCCCTCTGCGTCACCTGGTTCCGGATGCCGGAGACCAGGGGCCGCAGCTTTGACGACATTGCTGAGGAGTTCCGCGGGGCAGAGGGAATTCTCATGCAGAACAAGAGTCACTTCAACACTTTTTAA